A single window of Gavia stellata isolate bGavSte3 chromosome 16, bGavSte3.hap2, whole genome shotgun sequence DNA harbors:
- the SYNPO gene encoding synaptopodin: MLGLALDGGSLALAAEPAAPPKCSGSAPELPPTAASPAANPSQEWKVVKIQRVLINPASEPRKAGLSRSASLSEKELKEAKARSQRIAAQLTTAPSPSSKGVLLFNRRKQRVDGLAGAGHGGGLPLSPAPRPSQAAMEEGEGQGTKPEPSQPGTPGEELRANASPCREPPAEAQQVPLSVYLKENMASAATNSVQELAAGQMESGTGGLGNAEAPVGPSTVALALPQSPEEGKNGEVPGEVPSVPVGTATGTASPAGRQQNGVQGRQYYEVHLTLAKPKPVKNRTARPFGTQASLASGQPVEGPPAAELPPPPTYAETLSSPPPLTRVRSPPAYSALYPPREQKMLPGPTLGCGMSGPNPLPKTGILEESAARRAGKKSMFTFVEKPKLGPNPDLLDLVQSADSRKKQKEQGEPGAEDEPFALGAEAANFVPNSAARGGQHLPPADDAPAWSSCLKSPTIQPKPKPQPSHNLSEARGKGAELFARRQSRMEKFIIEAPSQPELLRSPSPTMSLPPSWKYDASACLSPMVSRHPSKSPSRPSKTPPASLYSSNLVENEVSQKELEISKHQPYQLQSSLFILSPSKGPARSMPREMPPPRPSLPDAYPYPQQTSCPTSPLPPSPVWHPPAVPGTSQTTSSPFPSTTGALPLTHGGRASPGAPTEVLLASPCRLLPPRAKGGFQAPRPSYSTRNAGIEPQERRPSLPASPTWMPRLVRCPGSLDGWASPASVPELDEGPPTSPPWSERSLSPLRQDADPRASRQMQARLARNIINAARRKSSSPKAVGPEGSRPFTPIPAGPPSLPQSPRPARPESSRAPAPQAASSVLGSPSPTHKSPLRSPRADSPQFCASPRMPRATWAEGRQLLLPPGVSSCPVPGLSPSPKSPLPSPVVGGRSLAKRCTSRSPTDSDVSLDSEDSGAKSPGIHSFNLCPRGWTGSLRLKPGGLPSGAPCTS, translated from the exons gtCTCTCCCGCAGCGCCAGCCTCTCCGAgaaggagctgaaggaggcaaAGGCGCGGAGCCAGAGGATCGCGGCACAGCTCACCACGgcacccagccccagctccaagGGTGTCCTGCTCTTCAACCGCCGCAAGCAGCGTGTCGATGGGCTCGCTGGGGCCGGGCATGGCGGGGGGCTGCCGCTGAGCCCTGCGCCCCGGCCTTCACAAGCAGCCATGGAAGAGGGCGAGGGGCAGGGGACGAAGCCAGAGCCCAGCCAGCCTGGCACCCCGGGAGAGGAGCTGCGGGCGAACGCCTCCCCGTGCCGGGAGCCACCTGCCGAAGCCCAGCAGGTCCCGCTTAGCGTCTACCTGAAGGAGAACATGGCATCGGCCGCCACTAACAGCGTGCAGGAGCTGGCTGCCGGTCAGATGGAGAGCGGGACGGGGGGTCTCGGGAATGCAGAAGCCCCTGTGGGGCCAAGCACAGTGGCTCTTGCCCTGCCGCAGAGCCCTGAGGAGGGCAAGAATGGCGAGGTGCCCGGTGAGGTGCCCAGCGTGCCGGTGGGGACGGCCACGGGGACGGCATCCCCAGCCGGCCGGCAGCAGAACGGGGTGCAGGGCCGGCAGTACTATGAAGTCCATCTCACCCTGGCCAAGCCCAAGCCTGTGAAGAACCGGACGGCCAGACCCTTCGGCACCCAGGCATCCCTCGCCAGCGGCCAGCCCGTGGAGGGACCCCCCGCCGCTGAGCTGCCCCCACCGCCCACCTATGCGGAGACCCTGAGCAGCCCCCCACCACTCACACGTGTCCGCTCGCCCCCCGCCTACTCGGCTCTGTACCCTCCTCGGGAGCAGAAGATGCTGCCAGGTCCCACCCTGGGCTGCGGGATGAGCGGACCGAACCCCCTGCCCAAAACAGGGATCCTGGAAGAGTCAGCTGCCCGGAGAGCCGGCAAAAAGTCCATGTTCACCTTCGTTGAGAAGCCAAAGCTGGGCCCCAACCCCGATCTGCTGGACCTGGTCCAGAGCGCGGACagcaggaagaagcagaaggagcaggGGGAGCCCGGTGCCGAGGACGAGCCCTTCGCCCTTGGGGCTGAAGCCGCCAACTTTGTCCCCAACAGTGCAGCCAGGGGCGGGCAGCATCTCCCACCGGCCGACGATGCTCCGGCGTGGTCCTCCTGCCTCAAGTCCCCCACCATCCAGCCCAAGCCGAAGCCACAACCCAGCCACAACCTCAGCGAAGCGAGAGGGAAGGGGGCCGAGCTCTTCGCCCGCCGGCAGTCCAGAATGGAGAAGTTCATCATCGAGGCTCCCTCCCAGCCCGAGCTGCTGCGGTCCCCGTCGCCCACCATgtccctgcctccttcctggAAGTACGACGCCAGTGCTTGCCTGTCACCCATGGTCTCCAGACACCCCTCCAAGAGTCCCTCCAGGCCCTCCAAAACCCCCCCAGCCTCTCTGTACAGCAGCAACCTGGTGGAGAACGAGGTCTCCCAGAAGGAGCTGGAGATCTCCAAGCACCAGCCCTACCAGCTCCAGTCTTCGCTTTTCATCCTCTCCCCATCCAAGGGGCCAGCACGGTCCATGCCCCGGGAGATGCCTCCACCCAGACCCTCTCTTCCCGATGCCTACCCCTACCCCCAGCAAACCTCCTGCCCGACCTCTCCATTGCCTCCTTCCCCTGTTTGGCATCCCCCCGCTGTGCCCGGCACCAGCCAGACCacctccagccccttccccagcaccactGGGGCTCTGCCCCTGACTCACGGCGGCCGTGCCAGTCCTGGAGCCCCAACCGAGGTGCTGCTTGCCTCCCCGTGCCGCCTGCTGCCGCCTCGAGCAAAGGGGGGCTTCCAGGCGCCGCGGCCCTCCTACTCCACCAGGAATGCCGGCATCGAGCCGCAG GAAAGGCGGCCGTCCCTCCCCGCCTCGCCCACCTGGATGCCCCGGCTGGTGCGGTGCCCAGGCAGCCTGGACGGCTGGGCCAGCCCGGCCTCGGTGCCCGAGCTGGACGAGGGACCCCCCACGTCCCCTCCGTGGAGCGAGAGGTCCCTGTCCCCGCTGCGGCAGGATGCCGACCCCCGGGCCAGCCGGCAGATGCAAGCGCGGCTCGCCAGGAACATCATCAACGCTGCCCGGAGGAAGAGCTCCTCTCCCAAAGCCGTGGGGCCGGAGGGCTCCCGGCCCTTCACCCCCATCCCCGCTggcccccccagcctcccccagtCCCCCAGGCCAGCACGGCCAGAGAGCTCCAGAGCCCCAGCACCACAGGCAGCCAGCAGCGTGCTGGGCAGCCCCTCGCCCACCCACAAAAGCCCCCTGCGATCGCCCCGGGCGGACAGCCCCCAATTTTGTGCCTCCCCCAGGATGCCCCGAGCCACCTGGGCAGAGGGtcgccagctcctgctgccacccGGTGTGTCCTCCTGCCCCGTCCCCgggctgtcccccagccccaagAGCCCCCTGCCATCCCCCGTGGTGGGCGGGCGGTCTCTGGCCAAGCGCTGCACCTCCCGGTCCCCGACGGACTCGGACGTCTCCCTTGACTCCGAAGACTCGGGGGCCAAGAGCCcgggcatccacagcttcaaCCTCTGCCCCCGGGGCTGGACCGGCAGCCTGCGGCTGAAGCCAGGGGGGCTGCCCTCGGGGGCCCCCTGCACCTCCTAG
- the MYOZ3 gene encoding myozenin-3, translated as MTIMRPGPEHASPAPRLDLGKKVSTPQDLMIEELSLRNNRGSQLFQERQRRMQRFVFEHPSNYRELPGLGAGSSHRTEKGNLEGTANEWTAGEDAGGQQSYHSELHVAASPQGGPPEVPKKTEKVLQMSKVLNPDALAPGYSGPLKEVPPEKFNITAIPKGYCSPWHEALGDKDHTVHGKNQLPVRPSPWDFRSFNRNPIPFDRALVSDLFSVPAVELDNLSALEVISHRPNFNRVPQGWVRILPESDEL; from the exons ATGACCATCATGAGACCGGGCCCCGAACACG cctccccagccccccggcTGGACCTGGGCAAGAAGGTGAGCACGCCGCAGGACCTGATGATTGAGGAGCTCTCCCTGCGGAACAACCGTGGCTCCCAGCTCTTCCAGGAGCGCCAGAGGCGGATGCAGCGCTTCGTCTTTGAGCATCCCAGCAACTATAGGGAG ctcccagggctgggggcaggtaGCTCACACCGCACCGAGAAAGGCAACCTAGAAGGAACGGCAAACGAGTGGACG GCAGGGGAGGATGCCGGGGGCCAGCAGAGCTATCACTCTGAGCTCCACGTGGCAGCATCACCCCAGGGCGGCCCCCCCGAAGTGCccaagaagacagagaaagtCTTGCAGATGAGCAAAGTCCTCAACCCCGATGCTCTGGCCCCAG GATACTCGGGCCCCCTCAAAGAAGTCCCCCCAGAGAAGTTCAACATCACCGCCATCCCCAAGGGCTACTGCTCCCCATGGCACGAGGCTCTTGGTGACAAGGACCACACTGTGCATGGCAAGAACCAGTTGCCCGTGAGACCCTCTCCATGGGACTTCAGGAGCTTCAACAG GAATCCCATCCCATTTGACAGAGCATTGGTCAGCGACCTGTTCTCTGTGCCTGCCGTGGAACTGGATAACCTGAGCGCTCTGGAGGTGATTTCCCACAGACCCAACTTCAACAGAGTGCCGCAAGGCTGGGTGCGGATTCTACCAGAGAGCGATGAGCTGTAG
- the RBM22 gene encoding pre-mRNA-splicing factor RBM22, whose translation MSTSLGSNTYNRQNWEDADFPILCQTCLGENPYIRMTKEKYGKECKICARPFTVFRWCPGVRMRFKKTEVCQTCSKLKNVCQTCLLDLEYGLPIQVRDAGLSLKDEMPKSDVNKEYYTQNMEREISNSDGTRPVGALGKATSTSDMLLKLARTTPYYKRNRPHICSFWVKGECKRGEECPYRHEKPTDPDDPLADQNIKDRYYGINDPVADKLLKRASTMPRLDPPDDKTITTLYVGGLGDTITESDLRNHFYQFGEIRTITVVQRQQCAFIQFATRQAAEVAAEKSFNKLIVNGRRLNVKWGRSQAARGKEKDKEGTTESGIKLEPVPGLPGALPPPPAAEEEASANYFNLPPSGPPAVVNIALPPPPGIAPPPPPGFGPHMFHAMGPPPPFMRAPGPIHYPSQDPQRMGAHAGKHSSP comes from the exons ATGTCGACATCGCTGGGCTCCAACACCTACAACCGGCAGAACTGGGAGGACGCG GACTTCCCTATTCTGTGCCAGACATGTCTTGGAGAAAACCCGTATATTCGAATG accaaagaaaaatatggaaaagaatGCAAg attTGTGCCAGGCCTTTCACAGTATTCCGCTGGTGCCCTGGTGTTCGTATGCGtttcaagaaaacagaagtatgCCAGACATGCAGCAAGCTGAAGAACGTCTGTCAAACCTGTCTGCTTGACCTGGAATATG GTTTGCCTATTCAAGTCCGGGATGCAGGACTTTCCCTTAAGGATGAAATGCCGAAGTCTGACGTCAATAAAGAGTACTACACCCAGAACATGGAACGAGAG ATATCCAATTCTGATGGCACTAGACCAGTTGGTGCGCTAGGAAAAGCTACTTCTACCAGCGACATGCTGCTGAAGCTGGCTCGGACCACTCCTTACTATAAACGTAACCGTCCTCACATCTGTTCCTTCTGGGTAAAAGGAGAATGCAAGAGAGGAGAAGAGTGTCCCTACAG ACACGAGAAACCTACAGATCCAGACGATCCTCTGGCTGATCAGAACATCAAAGATCGTTACTATGGAATTAATGATCCTGTGGCTGATAAACTTCTGAAACGAGCATCAACCATGCCTCGTCTAGACCCCCCTGATGACAAGACTATTACTACACTGTATGTTGGAGGGCTTGGAGATACTATCACTGAATCAGATCTCAG aaATCACTTCTACCAGTTTGGGGAGATTCGGACGATAACTGTAGTGCAGAGGCAACAGTGTGCTTTCATCCAGTTTGCCACTCGGCAAGCTGCAGAAGTGGCTGCTGAGAAATCCTTCAACAAACTGATTGTCAACGGTCGCAGGCTCAATGTCAAATGGGGAAG GTCCCAggcagcaagaggaaaagaaaaggacaaggaAGGTACTACAGAATCTGGGATAAAGCTGGAGCCAGTTCCAGGACTTCCCGGAG ctctcccccctcctccagcTGCGGAAGAGGAAGCTTCTGCAAATTACTTCAACCTACCTCCAAGTGGCCCTCCAGCCGTGGTTAACATTGCCTTGCCACCTCCTCCTGGCATCgctccaccaccacctccag GTTTTGGACCACATATGTTCCACGCCATGGGCCCCCCACCTCCCTTCATGAGAGCCCCAGGCCCCATTCACTACCCGTCTCAAGATCCCCAGAGGATGGGTGCCCACGCGGGAAAGCACAGCAGCCCCTAG